AACGTGCTGGCCCTGTGCCTGGCGGGCTGGGGCTCCAACAACAAGTGGTCGCTCCTGGGTGCTGCGCGGGCCGTGTCGCAGGCGGTGGCCTACGAGATCCCGCTGCTGCTCTCCGTGCTGGCCGTGGCCCTGATGTGCGGCAGCCTGGACCTGCGCCAGCTGGCCTCCTCCCAGGGCGGCTGGCCCTGGCAGTGGAACGTGGCGGTGCAGCCCCTGGCCTTCTTCATCTACTTCGTCTGCGCCGTGGCCGAGACCAACCGCGCCCCCTTCGACCTGGCCGAGGCCGAATCCGAGCTGACTGCGGGCGTGCACACCGAATATTCCGGCATGGGCAACGGCATCTTCTTCCTGGCCGAGTACGCCAACATGATCGTGGTGGGCTGCGTGGCCACGGCGCTGTTCCTGGGCGGGGCGCAGGGGCCGTTTGCGCCGGGGCCGTGGTGGTTCCTGGCCAAGATGTACCTGCTGGTCACGCTGGTGATCTTCATGCGCTGGACCTACCCGCGCGTGCGCTTCGACCAGCTGCTCAACCTCAACTGGCGCTGGCTCATGCCGCTGGCGCTGGTCAACCTCCTGGCCACGGCCTTCGCCGTGAAGCTGGCCGGGTAGGGGAGGCGCCAATGGCCATACTGACCGCACCCATCCAGGCGCTCGCCGCCGTGTGGAGCATGGTGGTGGGGCTTCGCGTCACCGTCACCAACTTCTTCAGGCCGCAGGAGACCATCCACTACCCCCGGCAGGAAGTCCCTCCCAGCCATCTGGACAGCTTCCGGGGCCACATCGAGCTGGTGGGCGCCGACGAGGACCCGGCCAAGGCGCGCTGCATCGGCTGCGGGCTCTGCGCCGAACTGTGCCCCTCCTTCTGCCTGAAGGTGGTGGCCGAGGAACTGCCTGTTGATTCGGCGGTCTGCTACCCCTCCCAGGCCGGGACGGACCTGCTCATGCCCACGCCCAAATTCCGGGCCGCGCCGCCCAGCCAGACGCAGCCGCGCAAGCTGCTCTCCTACCATCTGGTGTACCATACCTGCAGCCTGTGCGGCCTGTGCGTGCAGAACTGCCCGGCGGGCTCGCTGCGCTTCTCGCACGACGTGTATCTTGCGGGCGCGAGCCGCGGCCGCTTCGAGTTCGACCTCATGGAGCGCCTGCGCGGCCAGGCGGCCCGGGGGGGAGCAAAGGGGGGCAAGGCCCATGCGTGAGCTGGTGGTACAGGTATCCTTCGCGCTCTACGCCGCGCTGACCCTGGGCGGGGCGGTCTGGGCCGTCACTGCCAAAAGCCTGGTGCGAGCGCTCTTGGGGCTCACGCTCTCGCTCATGGGCGTGGCCGCGCTCTACGTGCTCATCGCCGCGCCCCTGGTGGCCCTGATGCAGATTCTCATCTACGTGGGCGCGGTGGTGGTGCTCATCTTCTTCGCCATCATGCTCACCAGGGCCCAGGCCGAGCAGGAGGAGGCGGGAGCCCGCGACACCGGGCGCTACCTCCGCGCCGGGGCCGCCGGTCTGGCGGTGGCGGGGCTCCTGGCCGCGGCCTGCCTGCGCCACGGGCCGAAGATATCGGGCACGGCCTCCGAAATACCCCCCTCCGACATCGGCGCGGCCTTCCTCGGCCCCTACGTGCTGGGCTTCGAGGTGATCTCGGTGGTGCTCTTCGCGGCCATGGCCGGGGCCGTGGTCCTTGCCTTCGAGAGGAGGAAGCCCAGATGAGCCCGCTGCTGCTGTATCAACTGGTGGCCTTCGGGCTCCTGGCCGTGGGCCTGTTCGGTCTGCTCTCTCGCTCAAGCCTGGTGGGCATGCTCATCAGCGTGGAGCTGATGCTCAACGGCGCGGGGCTCTCCATCGTGGCCGCCGGGCAGCTCACGCCCATGCCGGACGAGCTGGGCCAGGCGGCGGCGCTCTTCGTGATGGGGCTCGCGGCGGCTGAATCCACGCTGGTTCTGGCCATCGTCTACGTGGTGCGCAAACGATTCGGCAGCGCGGCAAGCGACGCGGTGTCGGAGCTGAGGGGGTAGGGCGGACATGGCCGAATTCCTTGAAAGCCCGAGGCTGCTCCTCCCCCTGGCGGTGACCTTCGTCGCGCCCTT
The window above is part of the Fundidesulfovibrio soli genome. Proteins encoded here:
- the nuoH gene encoding NADH-quinone oxidoreductase subunit NuoH → MNGSLLTSVAPELLRLGIGLLALVGFIAANGMLLLYVERKVAGHVQRRPGPFEVGPHGLLQAFADAGKLVGKQLATPAGADGLLFWAAPLMAFMPVPLMFIAIPFGENLFGLETNLGLVLILSFAGFNVLALCLAGWGSNNKWSLLGAARAVSQAVAYEIPLLLSVLAVALMCGSLDLRQLASSQGGWPWQWNVAVQPLAFFIYFVCAVAETNRAPFDLAEAESELTAGVHTEYSGMGNGIFFLAEYANMIVVGCVATALFLGGAQGPFAPGPWWFLAKMYLLVTLVIFMRWTYPRVRFDQLLNLNWRWLMPLALVNLLATAFAVKLAG
- the nuoK gene encoding NADH-quinone oxidoreductase subunit NuoK — protein: MSPLLLYQLVAFGLLAVGLFGLLSRSSLVGMLISVELMLNGAGLSIVAAGQLTPMPDELGQAAALFVMGLAAAESTLVLAIVYVVRKRFGSAASDAVSELRG
- a CDS encoding 4Fe-4S dicluster domain-containing protein is translated as MAILTAPIQALAAVWSMVVGLRVTVTNFFRPQETIHYPRQEVPPSHLDSFRGHIELVGADEDPAKARCIGCGLCAELCPSFCLKVVAEELPVDSAVCYPSQAGTDLLMPTPKFRAAPPSQTQPRKLLSYHLVYHTCSLCGLCVQNCPAGSLRFSHDVYLAGASRGRFEFDLMERLRGQAARGGAKGGKAHA
- a CDS encoding NADH-quinone oxidoreductase subunit J, with product MRELVVQVSFALYAALTLGGAVWAVTAKSLVRALLGLTLSLMGVAALYVLIAAPLVALMQILIYVGAVVVLIFFAIMLTRAQAEQEEAGARDTGRYLRAGAAGLAVAGLLAAACLRHGPKISGTASEIPPSDIGAAFLGPYVLGFEVISVVLFAAMAGAVVLAFERRKPR